The nucleotide window CCGGCATCATAGGCCTGACCATCGGGCAGCCGCAACTGGCCGATTTTTCTCAGCCGGCATTCCAGCCCCGCCACCAAGGGCCCGGCGTAGTAGCCGTTCCGGGGGCTGGCAGGCGAGGTGCCGGCCGTGCGCACGGCAATGGGCTCTGCTTCGGAGGAGCCGTAGATGCCGTAAATCGTTGCGTGCGGAAAGCATTTTTGCAGCTCCGTCAGCAGCTTTTCCGGCACCGGTGAGCCGCCCACGCCCACGGCCCGCACCTGGGGCAACGGATGGTTCTGGCGACGGAGAAAGGCACTCAGTCGGTTGAAGTAAAAGACGTTGCCGGTGAGGGTTTCGATGCCTTCCGAGTGCAGCTGCTCCGCCACCCGGGCGGCGTCGAAATCGGCCAGGCGTCCCCAGGGCACATCGGGCAGGATGCTCACGGCGCCCACGGCCAGGTTGTGCAGCAGCACGTTCGGAAACAGCGGAAAGTCGCGCTGGCCCGGCCACGGCGGAAACACCTGCTTCAGCACCTCGTGCTGGGCCGTGAGCACGCGGTGGCTGCGCCGGATGGCCTTCGAGCGGCCCGTAGAGCCCGAGCTGTGCGACACCAGGGCAGCCTGAGTGGCAGGCACGGCCGTTGGCGTTTGCACGTCCGGAGCAGGATTGCTGGGCAAACCGGGGAACAGCGGCTGCACGCCTGCCAGCCTAAGCAGCCAGCCGTAGCGCCCGGCCAGCGCCCGGCCAACTGCTGCCTGCCGGATGCTGTGGCGGCGCAGCAGCCGGAGCAGCGCCAGCGGCCCTGCCCCAGCAGGCGGCAGCACCGGCACTGCCCCGTGGGCCATAGTGCCCAACAGGGCCACCACCAGCTCCACGCTCACGGGCACTGCTATCAGCACCGCCTGGCCGGGAAGGGCCTGCGCCCGGATCAGCTGCCGCCGGAAAGCTTCTACCCGCCCCAGAATATGGGCGCCGGTATAGGTGCGGGCCGGGCCGGCGGGCTGGGCCCATACCAGGCACACCTGCCGCGGGTGCTGGCGCAGGTTTTCGTAAACGGCATGACAGAAGTTAGACAGCATAACAGTTGGCGCCGCTACTTGGAAGCGTGGTACCAAAGCTGCGCAAATCCACCCGTAACCCGATGACGAATCGGTGAAAAATCAGGCTTTCCGCACCTGACCTGCTACTGCAATGTTTTCCGGGCGTTCAGTACGGGCTTAACACTGTAAACCGCGAACAATACCCTTAAAAGGTGTTTCATACGCCAAGCAGCCTGCTCAAACGCTACCTTATCAGGATTGACTTCTACTCGTTTTTAGACTTTTGCAGCTTTCCGAACCGCCCGCCGAAAAAGTCCCCGGCGTTCCAGGTGGGGCGCTGCGGGTCGTTGGCCACCAGGTAGCCGATGAGAAAGTTGAGCTGCACGTACTTTTTACCCGCCTCAAAATCGAACAGGCCGTTGATATCGTCCTGGGGCTTGTGGTAAGTGACGGCGCGCCATTTCTGCACCAGCTCGCTCAGGTTGTTGCGCCCGTCGGTGGTGCGGTTGCCGTATTTGATGTGCAAAGCCGGAATGCCCTGCAGCACGAAGCTGTACTGATCAGAGCGGATAAAGCGGTTTTGCTCGGGCTCCGGGTCGGCTTCCACGGTGAGGCCTAGGGCCGCCGCTGCCTGCGCTACCTGCCCGGCCAGCGAGGAGTGCTGCGCCCCCAGCGGCACCACCGACAGCAGCGGGGCAATGATGGTGGGCATATCGGTATTCACGTCGGCCACGATGCTGGCTTTGGGCACGGTGGGGTGGGAGGCAAAGTAGGCCGAGCCCAGCAAGCCCAGCTCTTCCCCCGTTTGCAGTACCAGCAGGATGCTACGCTTGGGCTTTTGCTTGAGGCGGGAATACGTCCGCGCTATTTCCAGCACCGAAGCCACGCCCGAGGCGTTGTCGTGGGCGCCGTTGTAGATGGAGTCGCCCTGCACGGGCGCGGCCACGCCCAGGTGGTCGAGGTGGGCGGAGTGCACCACGTACTCCCGGCGCAGGCGCTTATCACTGCCCCGGATCTGACCTACCACATTATAGGAATCGAAATCCTGATAGCGGGAGCTGAACGCCGCGCTGACTTGGCCCGGTACGGCCACCGAGGCCGGCCGGCCCTGGCGTAGCGCCCCCAGCACCTGGCTGGTGTCGGTAGCGGCGGCTGAGAGGAGGCGCTGGAGCGTGGCGGCCGTAAGGCTGCCGGCCAGCTGCAGCCGGCCGCCCGGCAGAAACGTGCGCGAGGCCGCCACCTGCCCACGCTCATCCAGCACGCTGTAGGTGCCGCGCTGCAGGTTGGGCACATTGGCTTTGGGGTTGGTAGAGGCCACCAGCACGCCCACGGCACCATGCTCCACCGCATTCTGCATAATCAGCAGCAGATCCTGGCTGGCGGCGGCCACGGTGGATGGAAAGGCGCGGGGAGCCCCGCGTACCACAACCACCAGCTTGCCCTTCGCATCAAGCCCCGCGTAGTCGTCGTAGCTCAACTCGGGGGCCGTGATGCCGTAGCCGGCAAAAACCACGGGCGCATCCAGCTGCACGGCGGGCGCGGCGGGGTTGGGGTAGAACACATAGTCCTGGCCGGAAACCAACGCAGCGGCCGGCGCGGCCGACGGGTGCAAACTGAACGCGGCACCGGGCTGCACAAACGCCCGGCGCAGGCGCACGCGCTGCACAAAGCTGCCCTTGTCGCCCGCGGGCTTCACGCCGAAGGACTTCAGCTGTTGGGTCACGTAATCGACGGCCATCTGGTAGCCGGGTGTACCGGGCTGGCGGCCCCGCAGCCGGTCATCGGCCAGGTAGTGGATGTGGGCTCTGAGGTCGGCGGGCTGCACCTGGGTTAGGGCGGCCATTGCCTCGGGCGCGGGCTGGGCGGATTGCGCGGCGGCCGCCAGGGCCGAAAACAGGCCGCCCATCAGCAGGCCGGCACGAAAAGAAAGCATAAGGTTGTCAGTTGTCGGTTGATAGTTGCCAGTGCAATTTCGAAGTCATTGTACAGTTTTTCGCCTGGCTCCCTGTTTTTCATTCCGCGCATCAAGCGGCGGAGGGAAGCCGGGCGCTGAGGCACACTGCTGGAACGAGGCTGCCCCCGCTTGCCCAAAACCGCTACCAGTAGTCGGCAAGGTGCTACAAAAAAACACCGTTTGACCGGCGTGAAGCCAGGCAAACGGTGCTTGGGGCGTTGGGCCGGTCGGGCTTAGGCGGCGCTCAGCACGTGCTGCTCCAGCTTCTGGAGCAAGGCTTCAATGCGCAGGGCGAAGCCATCAATCTGCTCCAGGCCGGCGCGGGCTTCTTCCAGCTGCCCGCGCTGGTACTGGCGCACCAGGGCCTGGCCGGTATCGAGCATCTGCGAAATAGCCCGCTCTATTTCGCGGGTTTCGGGGATGAGGCCGTACTGGGGTTTAATGATGCTGTCAAGCCACTGCGCCAGCGGGTTGTCGCGCAGGGAAAACAAAGTCGGTTCGGCCTCGCGCACGCCGTAGAGGACGGAGCGCAGCCGCGACTTGAACAGGACCTGCTTGATGCGGGCCTGCTGGAAATCCAGACTGGTTATGTCCATAATAGCGAAACGGGGAAATGCCTGAAGGCAGGAAAAAGACGCAGCATGGGCCTACTGAGCATCAGGGGCGGGGCGTTCGAGGGCCCGGCGAGCCTGCACCAGGTCCGTCACATCAAAGGCAAACACCATGATGCCGGCTTTCTGTCCGTTTTCTTCGAATAGCTGGTAAGTGAAGTTGAGGTAATGAAGCCGCAGCTGCCCGTCGTTGTCACGGTCAATCATAATTTCCACCTCATTGCCAATGAAGGTTTCGCCCGTGTTGTACACCCCGTTCAGCAGTTCCACGAAGCCCTGCTCAATAACTTCGGGCAGTGCCTCTTCCACGGGTTTGCCCACCAGCTGGCGGCCCGGGAACAAGGCCTGGTAAGGCGGGTTTACAAACTCGAAGCGGTGCTCCGGCCCGCGCAGAATACAGATAAGCGCGGGCGTCTGCATAAACAGGCTGTAGAACGTCTTGCGCTGCTGCTCGGCCAGCTGGTAGGCCTGGTAGGCCTGGTCCGAAAGCCGGGCCTGCTCCTCGTTGGTATCCAGCAGCTCCTGCACCATCTGCTTTTGGTCCTGGATGTCGGTGCCGCCGCCTACCCACATGGTAATGCGGCCATCGGCATCGGTGCGGGGCAGCCCGCGCATCAGCACCCAGCGGTACTGGCCGTCGTGGCGGCGCAGGCGGTACTCGGCCTGGTAGGGCAGGCCACCGCGGATGCTGGCGTACCAGTGCTTTTCAACCTGGGCCCGGTCATCGGGGTGGATGTTGTCCATCCAGTGGTTGTCGAGCTCCTGGGCGTGCTCGCGGCCTGTAAACTGCAGCCAGCGGGAGTTGAAGTAGTCACGGGTGCCGTCGGGGCGGGCCGTCCACACCAGAATCGGCACCGATTCGAGAATAAAGCGGGTGCGCTCCTGCTGCTCGGCCAGCTCGCGCTGCACCCGCTCGGCGGCGAGGCGGGCCCGGTACTGCTCCGTTACGTCCTGGGTGCGCTGCAGAATATAGCGCAGCTGACCCTGCTCGTCGAGCACGGGGTAGTGGGTGGCTTCCCAGTACAGCTCTTCCAGCCCACCGCCCTGCTCCTGAGGGCGCTCCAGGTCGTAGCGGATCAGGGGCATGGTGTGTTGCTCCAGGTGCCGGCGCACGTGCTCGTGCGATTCTTCGATAAGGCGGGCCGACTCCTCGTCGGTAGATGGATAAGCCTCAAAGAACGGCTTGCCCACCACTTCTTCCCGGCTTTTCATCGACACGCTCACGTGGCGGTCGGTGTTGTCGAGGATGGTAGCGTCGGTGTCGGGCGCGATGAGCAGGAAATTATCGGGCAGGGCATGAAACAGCTGCTGATAGTCGACCGGAAAGCTGGGCGTAGGCATAAAGAAAAACGGCGGGGAACAGGGCGTCAGCCGGTGGTGATGACGCAAGCCAACAAAGCTACGTTCCGGCGCCACGCTAAAAAAATTGGCGCCGGCTTTTCATCAGTAGTTAACAGGATGGCCTATTCCTTTCTGAAGTGAATAGTACCAGTAGGAAATAGAATAATATTGAGACAAATAAAAATATATAGAGATACGCATTAAATCATAGCACCAACTCCTGTAGCTTTAGCGACTTGTATTTATGCTGTTTGTTATGCCCGGAAGCCGCGTGGGGTTCCGCCTTTATGCTTCGTCTAGTCTTTATACTTATTCTGCTGGTCATTGGCAGCCGCAATAGCAGCGCACAAATTGCGCCGTATCTACCGTATTATTCTTCCGATACTACGCAGGTATACCAGTTGGCAGCCGCGCACCGGGAGGCTATAAGGGCGCATTTATTGCCTCCTAAAACAGGCAGCGCCGACTATAGGGAGCATTATCGCCGGGTTGTGCAGGAAACCTCGACGCAAGCCTACAATGCTATCCGGCATTCTGCCTTGCTGGATTCGTTGCTGAACCCGGCCGTGCAGCGCGTGTTTAAAGCCATTCTGCAAGCCAATCCGCAGCTGCCTGCAGCCCGGCTGGTACTCACGCGCAACCCCGAGCCCAATGCCCGCGCAGTAGGCAATAGTACCATTATCCTGCACGTAGGGCTGCTGCCAGCGCTGGAAAATGAAAGCCAGCTGGCTTTTATCTTATGTCATGAACTGGCGCATATTCAGAGCCGGCATATGGAAACGGCGCTGGCTACCCAACTCACAGCGCTGCATAGTCGTGAGTTTCGGCGTGAGGTGCGGCGCATTGTGCAGGCCGAGTACAGCATCAATTCGCACATGAAGAACCTGGTGATGGGCATGTCGCTGAATCAGGCTTACCACCAGCGCCGCCACGAGCGGCAGGCCGACTCGCTGGGCTATGTACTGCTCCGGCGCACGCGTTATAAGGCCCCGCAGGCGTATCGGACCCTGGAGCTGCTGAATACCATAGACAAGGAAAGCTACCAGGACGCACTGCCCCTAAACCGGGTTTTCAGCTGCCCCGAAGTAGCCCATGCCTTGACGGCTGCTCCCGCCAGCGCAGCGTCTATTTTCACGGTAAAGCCTGCGGAAAAAACGCTGCTGGAAACGTCGGATACCCTTAAGTCGCACCCCGACTGCGCCAAGCGCATGCACTACCTGCGCACGCTCACCCAGGACCAGCTAGCCGAAGGCCCCCAGGCTGTAGAGCCAGGCTTCAGCCACTTGCGCGAGGCAAGCCGGTTGGAAGTGTTGCAAAGCTGGTTTGATACCAGTTGCTACGATCATGCCCTGTTCGAGGCGCTGCGGCTGCTACGCCAGCAGCCACAGAGCGAGTATCTGCGCTCCGTGGTAGTACTGAGTTTGTACGAGCTGCACCGGCATCTGCAGGAGCACCGCTTCACGGAAGTGGTTGCCAATGTATCGAAGCACCAGCCGGAACCTTTCAATGAGTTCCTGCGGGTCCTGAACAGCCTCCGCCTGGCCGATTATACCGCCCTCACTGCGTGCCTGGCCCAAAGCACCGAGGCTCCGCCCACGGCCACCAATGAATATGCCCTGGCGGCCCGCTATGCCGCCGCGGCCCTGGCCAACGACCAGGCTCAGGCTGCCACGCTACTGCACCAATACCAGGCCCGCTTCAGCGCGGGCCGGTTTTCCTCCTTGCTGTTTCCGCCAAGGCCCTCCAAGATCAACCACTAACCACGCTCGCCATTTCTCACACTTCTACCTATATGCATTCTTTTAAACGCACTCTGCTGGCCCTTGCGCTGGCTTTTTCCGGGTCCGCCGCAGTGCAGGCCCAAACCCAGACCCTGGAAGGCATCACTCGCATGACCCGCTCGGGCCTCACGCCCATTTATGCCGGCAACGAAGTGAAGGGCTATGTTCTGTATGCCAAAGGGGATAAGGCCGACCGCAAAAACGACAACTACACCCTTACGTTCTACGATCAGGATTTAGGCAAGGTCAAGGATATTACTATCCAGAAGCCCTCGGGCCGCTACACAATGCTGCAGAACACCTTCAACGGCTCGGCGTTCGGCCTGTATTTCTACAACGGCAAGGAAGACGCCGTGGAAATAGAAACCTACGATACCGGCCTGCAGAAAATCGGCTCGAAGGTCATAGGAGATTTGTCGAGAGCCGATAAGATGATTATAGCCCAGCAGCTGAAAAGCGGGGGCAATGGCGAAAACGTACTCACCGGAATGAGCTTGCAGGCTGTACCCGACAAAGGTTTTGTACGCAACAGCTACACGGGCATGATGGAAGGCTATGCCCTGCAGATGTACGACAACAACCTGAATCCGAAATGGCGCGTGGCGTCCGACCCCAAGTCGAAGTTCTATGAGAGCTTTATTATCCGGGAAATAACCGACCAGTACATTGTGGCCATGCTGCTGCGCCGCGACGGGATGATGTCCAAGCAGGTAAGCACCTACATGGTGGCCATTGATGTGAATACGGGCAAGAAAGTGCTGCAGCAACCGGTAGAAACCAGCAAAACCGAACACCTCTCCCTTAGCTCTATCACCTTCGACAAAGAACGGCACGAGTTTGTAGCCGTGGGCGAGTACTATAAGCCCAACGATAAGCCCTTCGTAAATAAAAGCCAGGGCTTCTACATCAAGCGGTTTACGGAGGCGGGCAAGTTGATTGGCGTGAAGCCCTATAGCTGGCAAAAAGAAGTGAAGGCGATAATGCCGGCAGAGGCCAAAGCCAGTATGGAAGACGGGTTTATGAATTACACGCACTCCATAGCTAAGGGAGCCAATGGCAAGATGTACATCGTAGCCGAGCAGTTTAAGATTGCCGCCGATGGCCTGGGCATTGCTCTCACCGTGCTAAACGGGGGCGGAGGCTCGGCCTCTGTGGTGAAGGGGGTAGTAGGCAATCTGCTCGTGTTTGAGCTAAGCCCGGAGTTTGCTCTCACCACCATCAAATTCTACCCCAAAAACCCATCCAAGGCCGTGCTGCCGCCCGGTTCGGGCACGGCAGGTTCCGGCATCATGGGCCATATCATTAAGTCGCAGGGAGATTTCGATTACCAGTTTCTGCAGCGCGACAACGCCAATACGCTCTTCAATGTGGTATACATCAACTACGACAAGGAAAAAGGGGAGTCGACCCAGAAGCTGATTGGCAACATTGCATTCGGTGAAAGCGGACAGTATACGCTGGACAAAATCAACGGCACCAGCTTGGCCACGGCATCCTATGTATACCCCGCCAAACCTGGCTACGTGATGCTGGTTGACTACCTTAAGAAACCCAAGCAGTTAGGCATGAAGCTCGTAAAGCTCAACATTTAGCATGGGCAACTGCGTCTGTCAGGAGGAAGGGTCGGCTGTGTAAGCCGGCCCTTTTTGCTGACCGCTACGGCCGCACCATGTGCAGGTGCGGAATGCCGTCTTCCAGGTAGCCCTGGCCCACCTGCCGGAAGCCGAAGCTTTCGTAGAAGGACTGCAGG belongs to Hymenobacter sp. J193 and includes:
- a CDS encoding AMP-binding protein, which translates into the protein MLSNFCHAVYENLRQHPRQVCLVWAQPAGPARTYTGAHILGRVEAFRRQLIRAQALPGQAVLIAVPVSVELVVALLGTMAHGAVPVLPPAGAGPLALLRLLRRHSIRQAAVGRALAGRYGWLLRLAGVQPLFPGLPSNPAPDVQTPTAVPATQAALVSHSSGSTGRSKAIRRSHRVLTAQHEVLKQVFPPWPGQRDFPLFPNVLLHNLAVGAVSILPDVPWGRLADFDAARVAEQLHSEGIETLTGNVFYFNRLSAFLRRQNHPLPQVRAVGVGGSPVPEKLLTELQKCFPHATIYGIYGSSEAEPIAVRTAGTSPASPRNGYYAGPLVAGLECRLRKIGQLRLPDGQAYDAGEILVRGPHVAADAWLATGDFGFFDERQHLWLTGRQGNETLVQGVQHYQVEHVLQHLPGVERVAARAQGAGFSVFVQGRVAAETIQAALEAQFPPGLCQQVHFRAQLPVDARHLSKIRYAALR
- a CDS encoding M28 family peptidase is translated as MLSFRAGLLMGGLFSALAAAAQSAQPAPEAMAALTQVQPADLRAHIHYLADDRLRGRQPGTPGYQMAVDYVTQQLKSFGVKPAGDKGSFVQRVRLRRAFVQPGAAFSLHPSAAPAAALVSGQDYVFYPNPAAPAVQLDAPVVFAGYGITAPELSYDDYAGLDAKGKLVVVVRGAPRAFPSTVAAASQDLLLIMQNAVEHGAVGVLVASTNPKANVPNLQRGTYSVLDERGQVAASRTFLPGGRLQLAGSLTAATLQRLLSAAATDTSQVLGALRQGRPASVAVPGQVSAAFSSRYQDFDSYNVVGQIRGSDKRLRREYVVHSAHLDHLGVAAPVQGDSIYNGAHDNASGVASVLEIARTYSRLKQKPKRSILLVLQTGEELGLLGSAYFASHPTVPKASIVADVNTDMPTIIAPLLSVVPLGAQHSSLAGQVAQAAAALGLTVEADPEPEQNRFIRSDQYSFVLQGIPALHIKYGNRTTDGRNNLSELVQKWRAVTYHKPQDDINGLFDFEAGKKYVQLNFLIGYLVANDPQRPTWNAGDFFGGRFGKLQKSKNE
- a CDS encoding PAS domain-containing protein, whose protein sequence is MPTPSFPVDYQQLFHALPDNFLLIAPDTDATILDNTDRHVSVSMKSREEVVGKPFFEAYPSTDEESARLIEESHEHVRRHLEQHTMPLIRYDLERPQEQGGGLEELYWEATHYPVLDEQGQLRYILQRTQDVTEQYRARLAAERVQRELAEQQERTRFILESVPILVWTARPDGTRDYFNSRWLQFTGREHAQELDNHWMDNIHPDDRAQVEKHWYASIRGGLPYQAEYRLRRHDGQYRWVLMRGLPRTDADGRITMWVGGGTDIQDQKQMVQELLDTNEEQARLSDQAYQAYQLAEQQRKTFYSLFMQTPALICILRGPEHRFEFVNPPYQALFPGRQLVGKPVEEALPEVIEQGFVELLNGVYNTGETFIGNEVEIMIDRDNDGQLRLHYLNFTYQLFEENGQKAGIMVFAFDVTDLVQARRALERPAPDAQ
- a CDS encoding M48 family metalloprotease: MQETSTQAYNAIRHSALLDSLLNPAVQRVFKAILQANPQLPAARLVLTRNPEPNARAVGNSTIILHVGLLPALENESQLAFILCHELAHIQSRHMETALATQLTALHSREFRREVRRIVQAEYSINSHMKNLVMGMSLNQAYHQRRHERQADSLGYVLLRRTRYKAPQAYRTLELLNTIDKESYQDALPLNRVFSCPEVAHALTAAPASAASIFTVKPAEKTLLETSDTLKSHPDCAKRMHYLRTLTQDQLAEGPQAVEPGFSHLREASRLEVLQSWFDTSCYDHALFEALRLLRQQPQSEYLRSVVVLSLYELHRHLQEHRFTEVVANVSKHQPEPFNEFLRVLNSLRLADYTALTACLAQSTEAPPTATNEYALAARYAAAALANDQAQAATLLHQYQARFSAGRFSSLLFPPRPSKINH
- a CDS encoding DUF6770 family protein, encoding MHSFKRTLLALALAFSGSAAVQAQTQTLEGITRMTRSGLTPIYAGNEVKGYVLYAKGDKADRKNDNYTLTFYDQDLGKVKDITIQKPSGRYTMLQNTFNGSAFGLYFYNGKEDAVEIETYDTGLQKIGSKVIGDLSRADKMIIAQQLKSGGNGENVLTGMSLQAVPDKGFVRNSYTGMMEGYALQMYDNNLNPKWRVASDPKSKFYESFIIREITDQYIVAMLLRRDGMMSKQVSTYMVAIDVNTGKKVLQQPVETSKTEHLSLSSITFDKERHEFVAVGEYYKPNDKPFVNKSQGFYIKRFTEAGKLIGVKPYSWQKEVKAIMPAEAKASMEDGFMNYTHSIAKGANGKMYIVAEQFKIAADGLGIALTVLNGGGGSASVVKGVVGNLLVFELSPEFALTTIKFYPKNPSKAVLPPGSGTAGSGIMGHIIKSQGDFDYQFLQRDNANTLFNVVYINYDKEKGESTQKLIGNIAFGESGQYTLDKINGTSLATASYVYPAKPGYVMLVDYLKKPKQLGMKLVKLNI